TTCCTCGTCCGAGTAGACAATTTCCATTGCCCGACCGCCCAAGACATAGCTGGGACGCACCACCACTGGATAGTCAATTCGCTTCGACACCTTGAGCGATTCTTCGTAGCTGCGAGCAATGCCATTGGGGGGCTGTTTGATGTCTAGCTCGCGCAGAATTTTCTCGAACTTTTCTCGGTCTTCTGCTGCGTCGATCGAATCTGGCGATGTTCCCCAGATCTTAGTTTGCACGGTACATTGGTCACTTGCCAGGTAGGTCTGAAGCGGCACTGCTAATTTGAGCGGCGTTTGTCCACCAAACTGAATAATGACGCCTTCGGGGTTTTCGGCTTCCAGAATGTTAAGAACGTCTTCTTTGGTCAGTGGTTCAAAGTAGAGCCGATCGCTCGTATCGTAGTCAGTGGAGACGGTTTCCGGGTTGGAGTTGACCATGATTGTCTCGAAGCCGTCTGCTTGCAGCGCAAAGGAAGCATGGCAGCAGCAATAGTCAAACTCAATGCCTTGCCCGATTCGGTTGGGTCCACCACCCAAAATCATCACCTTTCGCTTCTGAGACGGCAGTACTTCACACTCGACTGCTTCAAAGGCGTTCTGCCCATCTGCCAGCGACATCACTTCCGACTCATAGGTGGAGTAATAGTAAGGTGTGAATGCCTCAAATTCCGCAGCGCAGGTATCAACCGTTTTGTAGACCGGAATAATGCCGAGCGACTTCCGATAAGCCCGCACCTCATCTTCAGAGGTTTTGGTCGCGTAAGCAATTTGTCGATCGCTAAAGCCCTGCTGCTTCACGGCATAAAGCTGTTCTCGCGTGAGCTTGTTCAGCGGCGTTTTTTTGAGGAATTTTTCGGTTTCTAGCAACTGCTGTAGTTTGTCGAGGAACCAGGGATCGATCGCCGTTAGCTCATAAATTTCATCCACGCTCATGCCCATCTGCATTGCATGACGCACCGTGAAGATCCGTTCGGGGTTGGGGGTTCGCAGTCCGGAGCGAATTTGTTCCAGGCTTGGTAGCTTTTCGCTTCGATCGCAGCCCCATCCTGCCCGTCCGGTTTCCAACGAACGCAGTGCCTTCTGGAACGATTCCTGGAACGTTCGCCCGATCGCCATTGCCTCACCCACAGATTTCATTTGAGTGGTTAAGACGGGCTGAGAACCGGGGAATTTCTCAAAGGCGAAGCGGGGGATTTTGGTGACGACATAATCGATCGTCGGCTCGAAGCTTGCCGGAGTCTTTTTAGTGATGTCGTTGGGAATTTCATCCAGGCTATAGCCCACCGCTAGTTTTGCTGCCATTTTGGCGATCGGAAATCCGGTGGCTTTGGACGCAAGAGCAGAACTACGCGATACACGGGGGTTCATCTCGATAACGATCATGTCGCCGTTATCAGGGTTGATCGCAAACTGAATATTTGACCCACCTGTTTCAACGCCAATTTCGCGGATGATCTTGATTGAAGCATCGCGGAGCCGCTGGTATTCCTTATCTGTCAGCGTTTGGGCAGGGGCAACCGTGATCGAATCTCCGGTGTGAATTCCCATCGGGTCAAGGTTTTCAATTGAGCAGATAATTACCACGTTATCCGCCAAGTCGCGCATTACCTCTAGCTCATACTCCTTCCAGCCCAACAGCGACTTTTCAACCAAAATCTGCGATACCGGACTCGCATCTAAGCCAGACTGCGAAATCTCCTCAAATTCTTCCTGGTTGTAGGCAATGCCGCCGCCCGTCCCGCCCATCGTGAACGCCGGACGAATAATCAGCGGGTAGGAGCCAATTTGCTGGGCAATTTCCTTTGCTTCTGTCATGGTTTCAGCCAGCCCTGAAGGACAGACAG
The DNA window shown above is from Trichocoleus sp. and carries:
- the carB gene encoding carbamoyl-phosphate synthase large subunit — encoded protein: MPRRNDLRKILLIGSGPIVIGQACEFDYSGTQACKALREEGYEVVLVNSNPATIMTDPEIADRTYIEPLTPAIVEKIIEKERPDALLPTMGGQTALNLAVALSKNGTLDRYNVELIGAKLPAIEMAEDRKLFKEAMARIGVPVCPSGLAETMTEAKEIAQQIGSYPLIIRPAFTMGGTGGGIAYNQEEFEEISQSGLDASPVSQILVEKSLLGWKEYELEVMRDLADNVVIICSIENLDPMGIHTGDSITVAPAQTLTDKEYQRLRDASIKIIREIGVETGGSNIQFAINPDNGDMIVIEMNPRVSRSSALASKATGFPIAKMAAKLAVGYSLDEIPNDITKKTPASFEPTIDYVVTKIPRFAFEKFPGSQPVLTTQMKSVGEAMAIGRTFQESFQKALRSLETGRAGWGCDRSEKLPSLEQIRSGLRTPNPERIFTVRHAMQMGMSVDEIYELTAIDPWFLDKLQQLLETEKFLKKTPLNKLTREQLYAVKQQGFSDRQIAYATKTSEDEVRAYRKSLGIIPVYKTVDTCAAEFEAFTPYYYSTYESEVMSLADGQNAFEAVECEVLPSQKRKVMILGGGPNRIGQGIEFDYCCCHASFALQADGFETIMVNSNPETVSTDYDTSDRLYFEPLTKEDVLNILEAENPEGVIIQFGGQTPLKLAVPLQTYLASDQCTVQTKIWGTSPDSIDAAEDREKFEKILRELDIKQPPNGIARSYEESLKVSKRIDYPVVVRPSYVLGGRAMEIVYSDEELERYMSYAVLIEPDHPILIDKFLENAIEVDVDAIADQTGQVVIGGIMEHIEQAGIHSGDSACSIPTISLPDAVLDTIRTWTVQLAKSLKVIGLMNIQFAVQGEQVYILEANPRASRTVPFVSKAIGAPLAKLASRVMSGQTLKSLGFLEEIIPIHISVKEAVLPFSKFPGTDIILGPEMRSTGEVMGIDSDFGKAFAKAELAASQHLPLKGTVFVSMNDRDKQAAVAVVKDLLNLGLKIVATQGTRKILRENGLDVDLVLKVHEGRPHILDSIKNEQIQLIVNTPIGEAAQQDDRVIRRTALAYKIPIVTTIAGAKASAAAIASLQSQPMEVKALQDYVTK